The Mercenaria mercenaria strain notata chromosome 6, MADL_Memer_1, whole genome shotgun sequence genome contains the following window.
aattagatttttttttcagtactttaaatagcatattttaacatttttaatagaattgaaagatggacaaggtcattatagtaatttagcagggtaagccTTAAAGGGTTAAGCTACACACAAGATAATGTACGTTTTGACTGCTATTTTCAAAGGCATTTGTCGACATAAAAGATGTGTCATATGTACTTCAAGAAATCGAGTATACGTTTTAAGAAAACCAgttttagttatttatttttattgatttttatttggATCTAAAAGCTGAAATGAGGTAAGAACTGGCTCAGAACTTCCAGGTAAATGGTTTATATAGTGCTTCATACGATCAAGGTCTATTAGAAAACCTTTGCTGATCTCTAGTTAAAGTTGTGTTAGCCGCTCACACTTAAACTGTGGTAAATGCAAAATTACCATTCACACAGTTCAGTTACCTCAACTACAATGAGTTGAAGTAAATAGGCGATGGGTTTAACTAAAAGAGAATGAGAACAAGTGAGTACTGTATATATTTGATATCAGAATAATTCAATTTATATTAACATGATAGAAATAATTATAAAGTATAAGAAAAGATTATCGTCAGATACCCATGAttgtcatatgagccgtgccatgggaaaaccaacatagtgggtgtgcgaccagcatgaatccagaccagcctgcgcatccgcgcagtctggtcaggctccatgctgttcgcttttaaagcctattggaattggagaaactgttagcgaacagcatggatcctgaccagactgtgcggatgcgcaggctggtctggatccatgctggtcgcacacccactatgttggttttcccatggcacggctcatattatgttatGTCTGACAACCCTCGTGGGTATCTTAATTGCacctttaaaaaatgttatcTGTCCCTAATTTCCAGTTATTGCGCCATGTCGTAATTTCCATCTTCATATATCTGAACAAAACTTAAAAATCTAGGAAAATTGCAAAAACTCAATGGGGATAACCCTGTGGCCGCCCAATGACATGGTCAAGagatatcattttattcatttttgagttcgatccttgggcagggcgtatgttctccgtgactatttgataaacgacattgtgtctgaaatcattagtcctccgcctctgattcatgtggggaagttggcaattacttgcgaagaacaggtttgtactggtacagaatccaggaacactggttaggttaactgcccgccgttacatgactgaaatactgtttaaaaacggcgttaaaccaaaaacaaacaaataaacagttCAAAGCCATGAGGTAGTATCTCGTTCTCTCACGATAATATCTTGTAACCATGCGACATTATCTCATAACCAAGCAATAGTATCTCATAACCATGTGCCATTATCTCATAACCAAGCTATAGTATCTGGTAACCACACAACATTATCTCATAACCAAGCTATAGTATCTCGTAACCATGTGATAGAGTCTTGTTCTAATTACTTAACTCCTACCCAGATGACAGTATCTCTTTCATAACGACATAATCATCCAGTGAGGATTTAGTGTCCTTATACACAATTTAGTGTCCTTACACACTTCCCCTTCCAGACCTTCCACAAAGTGACAAAGGTGTATGATGATTAAAGAGAAAATGTGGCCTATAAatattaacaaggtttttctataatttgacctattgacctagttttacaTCTCGAGTAACTTTGTTTTGAACTTGACAAAGATTCACagagacaaacactctgacaaagttttatgaagatgagGTATAATACAGTTTTGGTCAAGTGACTGGActtttaattgagagtaacattctgaataagtttaagacagagccagaattgtgacctctagagtattaacagtcaaactgttgttGAAGGACACGGTGATCATGACAGCTCacattgagagtaacattctgaatcAGTTTAAGACAGAGccagaattgtgacctctagagtattaacagtcaaactgttgttGAAGGACACGGTGATCATGACAGCTCacattgagagtaacattctgaatcAGTTTAAGACAGAGccagaattgtgacctctagagtattaacttTCAAACTGTTGTTGACGGACGCGGTGATCATGacagctcacattgagcactttgtgctcaggtgagctgaaagcACACACTTTCCCTCGGAGCTTCAAATGATATGTGGAGAtactttttaacagaaaaatatgCATCTTCTTTGTAACATGTACTTTTAAACTTAAGCCCTTTTATATGGCTcggtatgaaaatatcaaatctaatactaaattaatacatgtatataatatatataatataaaagcaTCAATATTCCACAACTGGCCTGTTAATTATTGTGCCTTATCATACTTACATACTTAAAGTTACAGTAGGTTTCACTATAAACACGCATTTTCTATGTGTGTggagtaaaatagaaaaaatatctctAACGTGAAATCTCTTCAACTTACTGCGTTTCATTAATTAGCAGTTAAAATTTGCAAATTCATGAGTTTATAATGTCATACATTTGGAACACATATATGGCATCTAATACAAGTTTATCTTTAATCTACACAGTGGCTAATGCAACTTTTTCACTGGGGAACGATTTGTCGTCTGCTTCCGTTTGAGTTTCCGATGTGAGTTTCACATCAGCCTCATCTTGAACTGTAGTGCCATTTTTGTTTGCCTTTTCCTCATCCTCTTCTCCTTTATTCTTATTGCAAAACTTGTGATAGAGCAAATAGAAAATTGTTATTATAAATGGAGGAAGCGGTGTCATGACTGCAGACGCCACTGGTGCTACTGCGGCGATGTCACCTGTCGGGGCTGGGAACGAATTTATGAGCAGAATGTAGGCAATGCTCGTGTTCTGCATTCCAGTTTCGAGTATAATAGTTTTTATACATTTCCATGGTTGCCGAAAAATGGTAGCTACCAGCCCACCACTTACGTAACCTATATAGGGCAACAAACACCCTGCCAGAATCACATTTGGCTTAAACAAACGGAAAATATACAAGTTTGAATACACTCCAACTGCTAGTAAAATGATGATCATTATAACAGTAACAGGCTTCAAGACTCTCTGGATTTTGTCTGCAACTTTTGGGAATTTCTGTCGCAGAAACAGTCCGACTACGAGTGGTGTGATGAGGATAGATAATGATACTGCTACCATCTCAAACGGTATGCTTAAACCACCAGCTTCGGAGAAGGTTGTTCCCAGTGTGTAGATCCAAAGTGGCAGCATCGCTGAAGGAAAAAAATGTATGTCATCGTTAATACATGAATTGACAGGAAAGACGACACAGTGTAAactagggtttttttttttctttcttttttttttgacatatggcttgaaatatttatatactgtATTGATGATAATTTTTATAATTCATTATTGTATTCTTGTTGACATGTGTTGCAATGGAGATAAATGGTCATTGCTCATTGTTAAAGGTTATGAACatatgagccccgccatgagaaaaccagcatagtggctttgcgaccagcatggatccagaccagcctgcacatcggtgcagtctggtcaggatccatgctgttcgctaacagtttctctaatttcaaaagactttgaaagcgaacagctattttgatggtttagccaaatgcgcggatgcgcaggctggtccggatccatgctggttgcaaagccactatgttggttttctcatggcggttcatatattatatataagtcAAATGCGTATatctaaatgtttgtaaaatattaacattaatatTGTCACAATTCATCAGTACTCTAACATCTGTCACACTTCTAAATGCAATCgtaacaatataaatataaatgacagGCAGCCTACACCTGGTGCATGCAAATCAATATTAAACACAGAAAACTCAGAATATATCACAATCtgattatattgaaatatatacaatatattgaaaACTATATAAATTTTGGAAAGGACTTGTTTTATTATAGATAAAAATGAATTGCCGTAATGTTTCAATATATACCCGAATATCAGTGCCAATGATGTGGGGATGGGGGGTAGAGGGGACTGTACCAAGGGCTCAGAGTCATGGttagtttaaaatatttacagtcaGTACTATAATCGGAGCTATCACGGTTGCATACCCAAAGCCAGGACTGTGCTCCATGCTACTATGGTTACACACTTAAAATCAATAGGATAGATAATCGGAGCTATCATGGCCACCTTCCTAAATCTGCTCTGTACTAAGTACTATCATGATTGAATACTAAAACACAGAACTTTACTTAGTGCTGTCATGGTTACATACCTTAAGCCGGGACTGCAGTTGGTGATATTATGGCTGCATAGCTAGAAGTCAGGACTGTAGTCAGGGTACCTAAAGTCAGGACTATAGTCAGTGATGTTATGGTTACATACCTAAGCCAAGACTGTACTAGGTGATGGCATGGTTTCATACCTAAAGCCAGGACTGTACTAGGTGATGGCATGGTTTCATACCTAAAGCCAGGACTGTAGTCAGTGATGTTATGGCTACATAGCTAGAAGTCAGGACTGTAGTCAGTGTTGTTATGGTTACATACCTAAAGCTAGGACTGTAGTCAGTGATATTATGGCTACATAGCTAGAAGTCAAGACTGTAGTCAGTGCTGTTATATACCTAAAGCCAGGACTGTACTCTGTGCTGTGATGGTTTCATGCCAGGACTGTAGTCTATGTTGTTATGGTTACAAATCCAAAATCAGAACTGCACTCAGTGCGTTCATTTCTAAAGACCTAAAGCCAGGACTGTACTCAGTGCTGTCATGGTTACGTACCTAAGGCCAGGACTAAATTCAATGGTGTCACGGTTACATACCTAAAGCCAGGACTGTAGTCAGTGATGTTATGGCTACATAGCTAGAAGTCAGGATTGTAGTCAATGCTGTCATGGTTACATATCCAAACTAAACTCAGTACTGTCATGGTTACATACCTAAAGCCAAGGCTGTACTCAGTGATGTTATGGCTACATACCTAAAGCCAGGATTGCACTCGGTTCATTTCTAAAGACAGGACTATACTTAGTGCTGTCATGGTTACATACATATAACCATGACTGTACTGTCATGGTTATATACCTAAAGCCAGGACTGTACTCAGTGCTGTCATGGTTACATACCTAAAACCAAGACTGTATTCAGTGCTATTATGGTTACCCACCTAAATCCAAATGGTTACATACCTAAAGCCAAGACTGTACTCAGTGCTGTCATGGTTACATACCTAAAACCAAGACTGTATTCAGTGCTATTATGGTTACCCACCTAAATCCAAATGGTTACATACCTAAAGCCAAGACTGTACTCAGTGCTGTCATGGTTACATACCTAAAACCAAGACTGTATTCAGTGCTATTATAGTTACCCACCTAAATCCAAATGGTTACATACCTAAAGCCAAGACTGTACTCAGTGCTGTCATGGTTACATACCTAAAACCAAGACTGTATTCAGTGCTATTATGGTTACCCACCTAAATCCAAATGGTTACATACCTAAAGCCAAGACTGTACTCAGAGCTATTATAGTTACATACCTAAAGCCAAGACTATACTTGGTGCTGTCATGGTTACATACCTAAAACCAAGACTGTATTTAGTGCTATTATGGTTAACCACCTAAATCCAAATGGTTACATACCTAAAGCCAAGACTGTACTCAGTGCTGTCATGGTTACATACCTAAAACCAAGACTGTAATGAGTGCTATTATGGTTACCCACCTAAATCCAAATTGATACATACCTCAAGCCAAGACTGTACTCAGTGCTATTATGGTTACATACGCAAAGCCAAGACTGTACTCAGTACTGTCATGGCTACATACCTAAAGCAAAGACTGTACTCAGTGCATATGTATTAATAAAGCCAGACTGTACTCAGTGCTATATGTTTCATACCTAAAGCAAAGACTGTACTCAGTGCTATTATGGTTATATACCTAAAGCCAAGACTATACTCAGTGCTGTCATGGTTGCATACCTAAAACCAAGACTGTATCAGGCTATTATGGTTACCCACTAATCAAATGGTTACTACCTAAGCAAGACTGTACTCAGTGCTGTCATGGTTACATACCTAAAACCAAGACTGTATTGAGTGCTATTATGGTTACCCACCTAAATCCAAATGGTTACATACCTAAAGCCAAGACTGTACTCAGTGCTATTATGTTACATACATAAAGCCAAGACTGTACTCAGTACTGTCATGGCTACATACCTAAAGCAAAGTGCTATTATCTATCttccgttgacgtcaaacccGTTGTGGAATGTAGACATTTCGTGCAATCAAAGAAGAATATAGCTATATGTACACGTAAGCAAGACTGTACTCAGTAATCATGCTATCCTAAAGCAAACTGTACTGTGTAACACCAGACACTCTGCTTACAATTCATACAAAGCAAGACGTATATGTTATTATGGTTACATACGTAAAGCCAAGACTGTACTCAGTACTGTCATGGCTGCATACCTAAAGCGAAGACTGTACTCGGTGCTTAACACCAAGACTACTCAGTGCTTTTATAATTACATACCTAAAGCCAAGACTGTACTCAGTGTTATTATGGTTACATACCTAAAGCCAAGACTGTACTCAGTACTGTCATGGCTACATACCTAAAGCAAAGACTGTACTCAGTGCTATCATCTATCttccgttgacgtcaaacccATTGTGGGAATGTAGACATTTTGCgtgtcaaaatcaaaaagagaaagaatatagctAATATGGTTACATACGTAAAGCCAAGGCTGTACTCAGTACTGTCATGGCTGCATACCTAAAGCGAAGACTGTACTCGGTGCTTAACGCCAAGACCTCTCAGTGCTAATATGGTTACATACCTAAAGCCAAGACTGTACTCAGTGCTTTTATAATTACATACCTCAAGCCAAGACTGTATTCAGTGCTATTATGGTTACATACCGGTACCTAAGTCCAAGACTGTACTCAGCGCTATTATGGTTACATACCTAAAGCAAAGACTGTACTCAGTTTTATTATGGTTACATACCTAAAGCCAAGACTGTACTCAGTGCTATTATGGTTACATACCTAAAGCCAAGACTACTCAGTGCTATTACGGTTACATAACTAAAGCCAATATTGTACACAGTGCTGTCACGGTTACATACCTAAAGCCAAGACTGTACTCAGTGCTGTCATGGTGATGGATAGAGATAGATCTCCCTTTAGAAGATATGAATACATGTTGCTTGCCCCGCCCCCGGGACAACATCCTGCAACAAATATCCCCAATGACACGGCTGCAATGTCTATTCGGACGGCCTTCGCTATTGCAAATGCAATCTGAAAGTTAATAATAAGTACTATAATACACATAAACCTTGCTTATATGTACATATCATATGTAAATCTTTTTAGTTTTAATGAGTTTTAACACGGCTTACTGACCAAAATGTCACCTGAACGACAAGAACATAACACATATTTTCATAGGAGAACATATTATTCATTGTTCAAAACTTTTACATTTGGCATTGTTAACCATATTTAGTTTATTGACAACGGTTATACTCTAAcgccaaaattttttaaatttactatcattttttttctgtgaagtGTATGAATATCTTGTCCGTGGGATGAAGTTTTAAGTTTATATATTTGACTAAAGCATTCTGATACGTACATCTGGCTATAAAGTATATACGGTAAATTGTTAAATAATAAAAGTTAACTACGGATCTTAAATTTCTATTTACGTAACTGGTCTACCGTGAAAGAGGCAAAACTGCAGCTGAAAAGACATATCGAGGTTTGAACGCAATACTGGTGTAACtttattagataaaaaaaagGACTTGCGACAATATTGAGTTCAACCCTCGATTTGGTTTAATATTACAGATTTTCCTGATAAGATTTttataatttgcattttgtaggtCGTTATGGTACATTTCTTTATAAAGAACGACAGTCCTGCATTTTAACCACACATCACACTAGAAGATAGTGTTTCTATATCTTGCACAGAACACGTTTGTTTCGGGCTTGtcgtcgtttttcaacagcatttcagctGGTTAtacatgtaacgacgggcagtcaacgctggattctgtaccagtacaaatctgttctccgctagtaacttccccacatgactcgcaggtggaggacgaatgattttagacacaaatgtctttaatcaaactGTCACGGAGAAAATAAGCCTCGCCCGGGGAACGCTCACGaacccgcgatctgtagatctgcgttGTCGTTACTGAGCTTAGTGGCCGGGAAATATTTCAGCTAAAATGTTACTGAGATGTACTCCATGCTTCGAGATAAGAAGCTATAATCGTCATTCCAGTCGTctatacatgttttaaatgcatattgaACAACATAACAGAAATAGTGCGAAACTTACCAGTGGCATGAGTATATATTGGCATGCTAGTCCAATTCCTGGGGCCACAGGGCGCCATAGGTTTTCCTTGACCACGCCGAGGTCTAGCTTACAACCGAACCCTGTCGCGGTAAAGATCTGGACACCGTAAATTGCTACGCGGAACAATCTATCTACCAGTCGTACCTTACGTATAACGTTGATTTTATACGTTAACGTATTCCCAGACTGCACAGGATCTACGATTACAAATGTAGCGTTTGTTTCGTTTTTCGAAACCAGGTCATCAATATCGCTGTATGATTTTTGGTGCTTGGGGTCTTTGCTGACTGTCAGAAGAGAAAATTCTACGGTCCCTTGACCTATAATACCACTACGTAACTTAACATTAACTTGACCCTGAGCAACGAAAATTTTCCAATCCGGAATTGTTGTGTTACCAGTTAACGGTGACGGCGTGGAATAT
Protein-coding sequences here:
- the LOC123549642 gene encoding ileal sodium/bile acid cotransporter-like, translating into MEAYFGLFLASVFVLYVFASPVLGTGSSTAPTVTPLSEITGAQFSVGPFLKVIPVRVRSNKGDPLLAFYMINSSLQPKIEVLMDSEITTSFDFSIICINRNISMLLKVSAYHEDNLQVNGQRLFPISCEDAVEKNLRDVYSTPSPLTGNTTIPDWKIFVAQGQVNVKLRSGIIGQGTVEFSLLTVSKDPKHQKSYSDIDDLVSKNETNATFVIVDPVQSGNTLTYKINVIRKVRLVDRLFRVAIYGVQIFTATGFGCKLDLGVVKENLWRPVAPGIGLACQYILMPLIAFAIAKAVRIDIAAVSLGIFVAGCCPGGGASNMYSYLLKGDLSLSITMTALSTVLALAMLPLWIYTLGTTFSEAGGLSIPFEMVAVSLSILITPLVVGLFLRQKFPKVADKIQRVLKPVTVIMIIILLAVGVYSNLYIFRLFKPNVILAGCLLPYIGYVSGGLVATIFRQPWKCIKTIILETGMQNTSIAYILLINSFPAPTGDIAAVAPVASAVMTPLPPFIITIFYLLYHKFCNKNKGEEDEEKANKNGTTVQDEADVKLTSETQTEADDKSFPSEKVALATV